Below is a window of Dehalococcoidia bacterium DNA.
GCACCGTTCCATCAAGGTCCCGCAGGACGGTTCGACGCAGGTTTATATCTTCAACGACCCCGGTTACACCGGCGATCGTCGCCACGTCGCCGACACGGTACTGGTTTTCCAGAATTACGAACAATCCGGCGAGCAGGTCTTTCACCAGACTCTGAGCCCCAAAACCAATCGCAAGACCAACGATGCCAAAACTGGCGACAATGGTAGTAATATTTATGAAATCTGATAGTATAGTTAAAATTGCGATGATAATAACGACCATTTGCAAGGGATTTACCAACACCCGGGATAGCGTCTCCGACCTCTTCTTTAACTCGCTCTTGGATTCCCCTGTGCGACGAGAAATAGCCGTCTCGACCAGCTTGGGTGTGATTCTGGCTATGCTGATGATGACCATCATTGACAGGCTGAAGATGAGAAGAATACGCCCGCCATACTGACCCAGCCAGGCCATGGCCGGCGCTGTGTTTATTCCCAGAATATCAAGAGCCAAAAGCATTGCGCTTAGCCCGGCCAACAATACTACCAATATACGCGCCCAAGGAATAACACGGTAAGCTAATCCAGCCCCTCCCAGTGTTTTCAAACGCCGCTCATACCAGCTTAAGGCAGCAACGATCATTGCTGTCAGTGCATAAATGCCTAGGACAATAAGGATGGCTGGGCCTCGGTCCAGATAATGACGTACAGTTGTATTCCACGGAAGAATCAGGGCGGATAGATAAAAACCGGATAGCAGGATTAAGGCCAAGAATGGCTTTCGGGCTACTAATAGTACATATTCGGCGAGACTGCTCTTTGTTTTCTGGATCAATCGTCCAACAATCCTTTTAGATACAAGGTGAAAAAGCCATGCCAGGGCTATCGTGGCAAAGACGATACCCACTGTGGTAAAAAGATTGCTTGAACTTAGTTCTCGAAACACCCTATCCTCCTCTCGCCTTATCGCTGCTAACCACTATTATACGGCATGTGACTAATCAAGGTTAAATGCAGTACAATTTCACTGCAACCTGGCTCTAGTCCAGG
It encodes the following:
- a CDS encoding mechanosensitive ion channel family protein produces the protein MFRELSSSNLFTTVGIVFATIALAWLFHLVSKRIVGRLIQKTKSSLAEYVLLVARKPFLALILLSGFYLSALILPWNTTVRHYLDRGPAILIVLGIYALTAMIVAALSWYERRLKTLGGAGLAYRVIPWARILVVLLAGLSAMLLALDILGINTAPAMAWLGQYGGRILLIFSLSMMVIISIARITPKLVETAISRRTGESKSELKKRSETLSRVLVNPLQMVVIIIAILTILSDFINITTIVASFGIVGLAIGFGAQSLVKDLLAGLFVILENQYRVGDVATIAGVTGVVEDINLRRTVLRDLDGTVHFVPNGEVRVASNLTKDWARVNMDVKVAYAEDLKHVIKVINRVGKELAKDPAWASHILTPPEVLRVNSFGPSGIEIKITGDTKPASQWVVTGELRSRLKEAFDEEGISTPWPQTKVDFIHPIDARPASNNNA